A stretch of the Taeniopygia guttata chromosome 3, bTaeGut7.mat, whole genome shotgun sequence genome encodes the following:
- the MRPS5 gene encoding small ribosomal subunit protein uS5m, which yields MAAAAAAGRAWARGALRAAWRGFASVPVKGSCSPYSSLAWAFQTRCSLSAPWTGTVEQCRKSSFFNTLTADQLWKGALAETGVGVKKGRGKKKKKKLRKNLNRGQEIGEGRSGFLWPGLNAPVLQTGRVQEVAQRKKEERERIQSEIIQQRDTFEKKKKIKIKREGGWSGKCWGGVILDPPDPGPNGETYEDFETRVIEVRNVFCMKAKEGRKKSVRALVAVGNGKGAAGFAIGKAGDRTNALRKAKNKAISSLHFIEMYQNHTIYHDISVKFKRTKIRMKKQNKGYGLHCHRAIITICRLIGIKDMYAKVTGSKNLINITRALFRGLTLQETHQQLADQKSLYVVEFREEQGPLPIVVALPQGPVREQPEPEEEVPDTKLEWREVKEAQGMLKSPWARVRRAAC from the exons atggcggcggcggcggcggccgggcgggcCTGGGCCCGGGGCGCGCTGCGAGCGGCATGGAGAG GCTTTGCTTCTGTGCCAGTGAAAGGGAGCTGCAGTCCCTACTCCAGCCTGGCATGGGCTTTCCAGACACGctgctccctctctgccccCTGGACTGGGACAGTGgagcagtgcaggaaaagcagtTTCTTCAATACCT tgacagCTGATCAGCTATGGAAAGGAGCTTTGGCAGAGACTGGCGTAGGagtaaagaaaggaagaggaaagaaaaagaagaagaagctAAGGAAGAATCTCAATAGAGGCCAGGAGATTGGTGAAG GACGTTCTGGTTTCCTCTGGCCTGGTCTTAATGCTCCTGTGTTGCAAACTGGGAGAGTGCAAGAAGTTGCCCAGCGGAAAAAAGAAGAACGAGAGAGAATTCAGTCTGAAATCATTCAGCAGAGAGATAcatttgagaagaaaaagaaaataaaaattaagagagAGGGAGGATGGAGTGGAAAGTGCTGGGGAGGTGTCATTCTGGATCCTCCTGACCCTGGGCCGAATGGAG AAACTTATGAAGATTTTGAAACAAGAGTCATTGAG gtgagaaatgtgttttgtatgaaggcaaaggaaggcaggaaaaaatCAGTACGTGCCTTAGTGGCTGTTGGGAATGGCAAAGGAGCTGCAG GTTTTGCCATAGGGAAGGCAGGTGACAGGACAAATGCTTTAAGGAAA GCAAAGAATAAAGCAATAAGCTCCTTACACTTTATAGAGATGTATCAGAACCACACAA TTTACCATGacatttctgtgaaatttaaaaggacaaaaatccgcatgaagaaacaaaacaaag ggtATGGTCTGCACTGCCACCGAGCCATTATCACCATCTGCAGGCTGATTGGCATTAAGGACATGTATGCCAAGGTCACTGGATCCAAAAACTTGATTAACATCACCAGAGCTCTCTTCAGAGGCTTGACCCTACAG gagaCTCACCAGCAGCTGGCAGACCAGAAGAGCCTCTACGTGGTGGAGTTCCGGGAGGAGCAGGGCCCCCTGCCCATCGTGGTGGCCCTGCCCCAGGGGCCTGTCCGGGAGCAGCCCGAGCCCGAGGAGGAGGTTCCTGACACAAAGCTGGAGTGGAGGGAGGTGAAGGAGGCGCAGGGGATGCTGAAATCCCCCTGGGCCAGGGTCAGGCGGGCGGCGTGCTGA